The stretch of DNA CTGTTAATTCTGATTATGTCCTCACTCCTGCTGATATCTCCTTGTGGGAGCAAAAATATGGAAACATACCGCCAGAAAGTGTAGTTATTTTATACACAGGATGGCAAGAAAAGTGGCAAAATCCTGCTGCATTTCTCAACAAAGATTCATCTGATAACTTACATTTTCCTGGTTTTAGCAAAGAAGCAACAGAATTTTTACTAACTCAACGGCAAATATCTGGCATCGGAATAGATACTCATGGAGTAGATGCAGGTCAAGATACTACCTTTGCTACTAATCGTCTAGTATTAGAACAACCTCGGATCGTACTAGAAAATCTCACCAACCTGAATCAACTACCTGCGATCGGTACTACATTAATTATCGGCATCCTACGTCTGCAAAACGGTTCTGGTTCACCAGCAGCAGTAATTGCTTTAATTCCCTGAAACTTTTCTAGATCTATATTCGTTTGAGAGAGGAGGGAGGAGAGAGGAGAGAGGGGGGAGGGGTAAGAAAAAATTTTCTTGCTTTGGTTCATAAGTAAAAACTGATGGTTGTCCCCTGCAAAAGTCGATAAAATCACAGCTACATCTGCGTTAATCTGTTTTCATCTGCGTTAAATATAATACATGAAGTTTAGCCACTTATGTTACTGGCTTATCAATTCAAGCTACAGCCTAACAAAACACAAATTGCAGCAATGGAGCGTTGTTTGCACCTCCTACGCTTGCAATATAACTTTAGGCTGTTAGAGAGAATTGAAGCTTACGAGCAAGTAATTCAACCGAAATTAGGAGAGTATTTTGATTTAAAAAGTCAAGCTGTAATTTATCCCTTAACTTGTTCAATTAGTAAGTCGGCTTTATACGGTGAAGCCTGGAAAATTAACAAGAAAGGAGAGATAAAAAGAAAGTCTGCCTATGAGATGCAGTCGTCTGATTTACCTAACTTAAAAAAAGAAAGACCTTGGTATAAAGACATACCATCTCAACCATTGCAACAAACCTTAATGCAACTGGATGAGGCATTTCAACGATTTTTTAAGGGATTGTCTGGTTATCCTAAATTCAAGCGTAGAGGCAAGTTCAGGTCTTTTACTTATCCGGCGGGTGCTTGCGAATTTCAAGGGAATAAAATTAGATTACCTGGTTTCGGTTGGATGAGGTTTCATCAATCCCGCCAATTTCCAGATGGGTTTAAGCCTAAAAAAGTAACCGTTAGAAAAAAGGCTGACGGCTGGTATATTTCAGTCTGTCTAGAAGATGCGACAGTACCCGCAACACCTCAACCTAATGACGTAAAAACTGCTGTTGGTGTTAATAAACTTGTATCTTTATCTAATGGTGAAACTATTGCTAATCCTAAATTTTATGCCAAGCAGGAGAAGAAAAGGAAAAGGCTAAATCGTGCTGCTAGTCGTAAACGAAAAGGTAGTAATACAGCTAGGAAAGTTTATGAACGGCTGGCGCGAGTTGAGCAAAAAATAACTAACCAGCGTAATGATTACCAGTGGAAAATCGCCCACAGATTAACTAAAAAATATGACCTGATTGTGTTTGAAGATTTGAACGTTCAGGGCATGATAAAACGTTGTAAGCCTAAATGGAGTGAGGAGGAGAAAAGATATTTAGAGAATGGACAATCTCGCAAGGTGGGATTAAATAAAGCTATTGCCGATGCGTCGTGGTACTCTTTGAAACAAAAAACCAAAATATTAGCCGAAAGGCATGGTGTATTGGTTCAAGAAATTAATCCGCGTCATAGCAGCCAAGAATGCTCTCAATGTAGTTTTGTCAGTCCAACTAATCGAGACAAGGAAAAGTTTGTTTGTGAGTCCTGTGGATATCATGCAGATGCCGACGTTCAAGCTGCGGTTAATATTTTAAATCGTGGGCTTGAACAGTTAGGAAATAAGCCAAAAATACGGCGGGTCACGCCGGAATTTACGCCCAAGAAGCTTGTTGAAAGACAAGGGAAATCAGCAGTACAACCTGTTGAGTCTGGGAACAAGTCAAATAAACCAGTTGATTCTATACAATTAAGCTTGTTTGACTTGATGGGGTTCTGCCCGGAATCTCCATCTAAATCTGTGATTTAGGTGGGGTTCTTCAATAATCCCCAAACTATTCAGATTTAACCTAATTAGTCTCGGTGTGAGAAAGAGGTTTTATGCGCGTCCTGCTACTTTATCCCGTGTTTCCAAAAACATTTTGGTCTTACGAAAAAATTCTAGAATTAGTTAACCGCAAAGTTTTGTTGCCACCATTAGGATTAGTAACCGTAGCAGCAATTTTGCCTCAAGAATGGGAATTTAAACTGGTTGACCGCAATATCCGCGCCGTAACAGAAGCCGAATGGCAGTGGGCAGATATGGTCATTATCTCAGCAATGATTGTCCAGCAAAAAGATTTGTGCGACCAGATTCGTGAAGCTAAACGACGTGGTAAGCAAGTAGCAGTAGGAGGTCCCTATCCTACCTCTGTACCAGAAGAACCCCTAGCAGCAGGTGCAGATTTTCTGATTTTGGATGAAGGGGAAATTACACTGCCAATGTTTGTCGAGGCAGTACAAAGAGGCGACACTAAGGGAATTTTCCGATCCAATGGTGAGAAACCTGCTGTCACAGATACTCCTGTCCCGCGCTTTGAGTTGTTAGAATTTGATGCTTACGATTCCATGTCAGTTCAGTTCTCGCGGGGTTGTCCTTTTCAGTGCGAGTTCTGCGACATTATTGTTCTCTATGGTCGCAAACCACGTACCAAAACACCAGCCCAATTATTAGCAGAGTTGGATTATCTCTATGAATTGGGATGGCGGCGTGGTGTATTCATGGTGGATGATAACTTTATTGGCAATAAACGCAATGTGAAGTTATTGCTCAAAGAGTTAAAAGTATGGATGGCAGAACATAAATATCCGTTTAAGTTTAATACGGAAGCGTCTGTTGACCTTGCTCAAGATCCAGAAATGATGGATTTGATGGTAGAGTGCAATTTTGATGCTGTATTTCTGGGGATTGAAACGCCAGACGAGGATAGCCTACAACTAACGAAGAAGTTCCAAAATACTCGCACTTCTTTGGTTGAGTCTGTGCAATCTATTACTAAAGCTGGATTGCGACCAATGGCTGGGTTTATTATCGGTTTTGATGGGGAAAAAGCAGGCGCAGGCGATCGCATTGTCCGCTTTGCAGAAATAACAGGTATTCCTAGCACAACTTTTGCCATGCTGCAAGCTTTACCCAATACCGCTCTTTGGCATCGACTAGAAAAAGAAGGGCGGTTGTGGAAAAAAGGCGGAAACATTAATCAAACAACGTTAATGAATTTTACCCCCACTCGTCCTCTAGAAGACATTGCTAGAGAATATGTGGAAGCTTTCTGGACTTTATACGATCCTGAACTTTATTTAGATCGCACCTATCGCTGTTTCTTAATGTTGGGTGCGCCCAAGGTAAAAGCACCATTTAAAATGCCTGAGTGGGTAGATTTACGCGCCTTATTAATTGTGATTTGGCGACAAGGCGTTAAACGTAATACCCGTTGGAAATTCTGGCATCATTTATTCAGTATTATTAAGCGCAATCCTGGTGTGTGGGAACATTACATTACTGTATGCGCCCACAATGAGCATTTCCTAGAATATCGCCAGATTGTCCGTGACGAAATTGAAGCCCAAGTAACTGAGTATTTAGCGGAAGAGGCAAAATTAACAAATCAGATACCCGCAGAAAATTTAGTTAGTGCGATCGCGTAGCGACTCTGAAAGAGTATCGCTAGTTAGTTATTCTTGCTTAAGATAACTAAAATTAAAAGGCGTTAACCCCACCCCCTTCCCCTCCCCGTTAACGGGGAGGGGAGTTGAGTTTGATCAGATCAATAATTTTGCAAGCTTTAGCTTTGCATATCTGTGAATTCGGCTCCTAGCCCTAGCCAATCTCGTAAAGACTGCTCCAACTGTTCAGCATCAGAGTCAGTTAATTTGCCTATATTTGCAACAACCAAGCTTTGGTTCACTGTATATAAACCACGCTTCACTGCTGTTGGCACGTTAAGCCCTGCTGTTGACCACTCAGAAAGAACAAATTCACCCTCAAGTAACGGCTTAGTTTTGCTTGTTAATGGGGTGATAAAAATATCCTGAGATTTATGTGGCGTACTCACAATCACGGCAGGTCTTACTTTTGAATTTGATAAATCTGAAAAGGGATATCGAACCAAAATAATGTCATTTTTCAAGTATTTGGGCATAGACATCATCCTCTGTGTTATCCCAAACGGTATTAAGTGAAACTTCGCTTGTTTTAAGCCAGAACTCAGTTTCATCTTCTGGTAAAAGCGTAACTAAAACTCTTGTACCTTCAGCAATTTCAGTTTGTTCTAGTAATTCTATTTTTCCTTCTCGAACGGTAGCCCAAAGCGTTTTTAGCATATTCCGTAAACCCTTATAACTTGTTAGAATTTAGTTGTTTTGCACGTCCCTCAGCAATTTCCTGTTTAACACGTCGTGCAGCCGCAATTAGCTGCGGTTGAGTTTTCTGGAATGATTTATCCCACTGAAGCTCATCTTGTAAATCCTCAATATACTCTCGCAGATGCTCCAATACTCGGTCTTGTACGTCTGTTGGTAAAGACTCCATCATGGTTACTAAAGTAGCGATTGCATTTGATGACATCACAGCTATTTACTCCCATCTTGCTACTCAGATCCAATTTTAACCAACTATTCTGTTGCCTAAAAAAAACCAGCGCGATCGCAGCTAAAAAAGGCGATCGCGCTGATACTTGTTACAGCTATTTATCAAATTATCAAATCGTTAATTTTTTTGCCCTTAGCCATAAATATAAGCCACAGACTCACCTTAGTTAAATCAACTAAAAGCAAAACCATGACTTGCTATTTTATTTATCGTAAATTTTTAGTAATTAGCCAACGCTAGAAACCGAGGCTGCCACAAATATTAAACCACTAACTAGAACTAGCGCCGCAACTCCCATAAATAGATAATTGCGTTTTTGAGTATCTGTAGGCGGTTCAGCTTGATACATTTTAGGCTCAGATGCGAAATTATTTAAGTGTCCACCTTCATCGTTGATATATGGCATGAATCAAATCCTTTGCTTGTTATATGAAGTAATGTAACAAATAAATTGTACATTACTTCTCAGACTTTTGACATAAATCTTTACAAAAGCTTTAAATAAAGCAGGGGAAATGTAGAGAGGCGACATGGCGCGTCTCTACTCTTACGGTGTACCTGTAAAGGTTTACGGTTTGTTCATGCGAATCAAATCAGTCAAAATGCTATCCAAACTGCCATTGACTTGAATGCGATCGATCTTCTCAGCAATGCGTTCTAGCACTTCCAACTCCTTAAGGCGCAAAGCAACAGGGTTATCTTCCATAACTTTGGCAGTATTTAACATACTGCGAGTCGCAGCAGTTTCTTCACGACGACGCACCACGTTAGCTTGGGCAGATTTTTCCGCCTCTACAACCTTGCTCAAGATATTCTTAATCTCACCAGGGAGAATAATATCTTTTACCCCAACAGAGTCAAATTCAATGCCATATTCTGCGGTTTTCTGACGAATGTATTGAGCGATACTCGTATCAATTGCTCCTTTATCCTCTAATAAGGAATCTAAGGTTTGTTCGCCAACAGCAGCACGTAGAGCAAACTGTAGCTCTTTATACAAAAAACCAGTGACATCTGACAAGCTGTTTTTTACTTTCAATGGGTCGAGAATACGGAAACCAGCAGTGAGATTCACCCGTAGAGGTACTTTATCCTTGGAGAGAATGTCTTGACCAGATACCTCAATGGATTGCAATCGCAAATCAAAGGCATCTGTTTGCCAAGAGCGTCCAAATATCCACCAAGCGTGTATTCCTGGTTGGAGTAGCGTTTGAAACTCTTGATTAATGTAAAGTAGCCCAAGATGCTGTGCTGGGACTTCCCGAATATGCAAAAAATTGTGGCTCAAGGATAGTACTTGTGGTGTATTAGATACTAACTCTGCAACTAGGCGGGGTGGTAACTTAGCATCGGTGCTAATGTCAATCACTTGTACCTCAACACCTTGCCAAAACAGCTTGCGACTACCTGGAGCCAAGATTGAGATTACTTTACTTTGATAGCGGACGATCGCTACTTGATGATTTAATACCTGCACTATTTCGCAGTAAGCAGCCACAAAATCAGGATGTTGCTCAATCAGTACTTCTTCCAAAGGAAAATCTGGATTGGGTATAATACGGCTGAGAGTGCGTACTACAACATCGCGATCTAGAGTCCAGAAAGCATACTCGCCTGGTGAGAGCGATCGCACAAAGTTATTCTGCACATAAAGTAAACCAATCTCCGACTCAGAAATTTGGAACTTCCTAACTCCATTCAAAGCAATTCCACGTAATTGCTGTACGAACTGAGCAGGTAATTCTAAGCTTTCATTTAAGTTAAAAACATGAGTTTCTACATCAATAAAACCACGCCAAAAAGCTCGTAATTGATTTGGTTGAACTGTTACCCAATTTTGCCCCAAACGCACTAAAGCCGCTTGATTGAATGCAGTTCTAACTATTAAAAAATATTCTTGTAACTCCGAACTATGATTTCGCAGCAACAGTTCTAAGTTCTCAATCCTGGCTTCAGGCTGGTTAAGATCATAAGTTTTAACTTGCCAGTGCCGACCAAAATAAGTGTAAGTACCAGGCTGCAAAACTTTCTTAAAATCACTACGGTGATATAAGATGCCAATTTCGTTAGGTTTAATATAAAAGGTTTTCCACATAGAAATTTGCAGAGATAACTTGGGCAGCTTTAGCCAAAACATAAGGTTTTCTCAGACTTTTATAAATTTTGATTGATACTGGATCGCGTTCATTTTTGACCTCTCCCCAACCCCTCTCCTACAAGGAGAGGGGCGGAACTCCCCCTTCCCTGCCAGGGAAGGGCTAGGTTTTTAATTTGCCAATACTATAAAACTCAAAACTTATACCGTACTACACATACTACATAATATTTTAAAACTCTGCAAGTGTAGGTGTTTACAGTTCAGTTGCGGGCGAATTGCGTCTCCAAAACTGGATTAAGAGTGCTGCAACCTTATCCTAAACGACCCAAGGGCAATCTAGAAAAAGACAACAGCCCTCAAATATACCGTTCGCATTGCCAGTTCCAGATACCTAGATAGGTTAAGCGAAGGGACATACTCAAGTTAGAGAGAAAACAATTGCACTAGCTCCTTTACAGTTACTACTGAGCATCACAAAGTGACGACCAGTAATAAGCACCTACATCACAGAGTTTGTAAGAGAATTGAGGAAAGCTACTTCCCAAAAGTAGTGTCTTTTGACCCGGACAGGGTTGGTGGGGCAGAAAGTGGATTTGAACCACTGATCTTCGGGTTATTAGCCCAACGAGCTACCAGACTGCTCTATTCCGCAGATTTGTCTTTTGACCTAGACAAGGTTGGTAAAAGTACAGGAGTCGAACCTGTGACACATCGGTTAGAAGCCGATTGCTCTACCAGTTGAGCTAACTTTCGAGGTCGGGTAAAGAGGCAGTATCGCTACTACCCCCTCCCCTAAGAACCGTGCTTGCAACTTTCACTGCACACGGCTCAAGCATTCTACGAACTTACTAAACTCTTCTTAGAGTGAATCTGCTGATGACAGTAGAGATGTACCAAGTTAAGATTGTCATACTTATCTTTTCCACCCTCACTGCGCGGTACTATGTGATGTGCGTGTAGCTCTTCACCATTAAGCAAACTATCCCCGCACACCGTACATTTACCTCTCTGCCTTTTCGCTAATATTTGCCTACTTTTAGCTAAAGACTTTACATCCTTACTCATTCTTGTTTCCCAGTAGTCCTTCAACTCAGGGTCATCCGGTGAATAATTACCCACCACTTTGATGTGACGTTTTATCTTTATCTCACCTAGTAAAGCCAAATACACACCTGAAGCTTTGTCTCCAAATTTACCCCACGATGTACCCGGCTTGTTATTAGTGAAATACCTCTTTCGTATCCACCCCAGATTCTTCTTTGGATGTGTACGTTTAGCCCATCTAAGCACTCTCCCATATATCCAGGCATCTAGTTCATAGAATGTTTCTGCTGACACTCCAACTCTGAAATAGTTACCCCAACCCTTTATTTTAGGATTGAGACTTTTCACTACTAGGTCTGCATCAAACCCAACCAACTTCATCCAGCTTTCTTTTAGATTATCTCTAAACTTTTGCACAGACTCTTTGCTAGGCTTTATCAGTAGCTTTAGCTTCGACCTTCTATCCTCAACCTCATAGCGCCTCACATTAAACCCTAAGAAGTTAAACCCTTCCGTTAGACTCACGATTCTTGTTTTCTCTTTAGAGAACTCCAATCCTCTTTCTATGAGCCATACTTCCAGTATTCTTTTACACTCTTCAGCTTCTTTTAGAGTCTCTGTTAACACCACAAAGTCATCGGCGTATCTCACTAACGCTCTTTTACTCTTTGACTCAAATACACCTTTACTCTTGATGTATCTGAACTTTATACCTAGTGCTTCTTCCATTCCGTGTAGCGCCACATTTGCCAATAGTGGACTAATAACACCACCTTGAGGAGTACCACTTTCAACTGTATGGAATTTCCCCATTTCAACATAACCCGCCTTCAACCATTGTTTAATTAACTCTCTTGAAGGAAAGTTACCTATGGCTTCTAACAAGTACTTGTGATTGATGTTATCAAAGGCTCCTTTTATATCTGCATCTAGGACAAACTTCTTCTTGTTTCTGCTATCTCCTTTAGCATTGTTATATATTGCCTCTATTGCATCATGACAGCCTCTTCCAGGTCGGAACCCATAACTCCCACACTCAAACTTACTTTCCCAGTAAGGCTCAAGCGCATTTTTAACCATTGCTTGTACAGCACGGTCTAACATTACAGGTATTCCTAATGGACGTTTCTTCCCATTGGTTTTAGGAATGTATACTCTTCGGACTGGCTTTGCCTTCCATATCTCATATACCTTTAGCATATCGGCAAACTTGCCTCTAGCCTCTGGCGTTTTAATGGTCAACTTATCCACTCCTGGAGTATCTTTACCAGCATTTAATTGAGTTACTCTTCTAACCGACAGAAGCCGATTAGCATAGCTTCTCAACATCAATCTTTGAAGTGAACGCACTTTCTTTAAGTCGTTCTGTTTAGCTGCACGATAAATTCGTAGTCTGAGATTCCTAACTTCCTGGTTTACTTTCTTCCAGTCGATTGTTCTCCAGTCAGTCCCACAGGTTACATTAGACATTGCTGCCTCCAAACTTTTCCCTAATGGTTCTTAATTTCAACTACATTTTATGTGTAGAACACCTGTCTCTCGTCAGCACCCTTTCAGGTTAGGTATTGCCCTATATGCCGAGTTATAAGGGACTTCCCTGTTTCCTCTTTCCTTTCGGATGACATCATTCGCTTCTAGAGACATCCCTTTCCCCCTAAAGCTAAACATCCCTTGCAGGACATCTTCTACATAGATTTCTCTACACAGACCTTATGGGGATTACTACGTTCCGCTACTTGCAGACCCGATTGATTTAGGTTTCCTCTCTACCCCGGATGTTCTTATGGTGTCTCCATTAATCCAAATCAAAAGTTGGATTAACTTTTAAGTAGAATTGATCGATACTCTACTTTCTAAACATCATCTGGCTCGTATCATCCATCTTTCGAGTTACTTCTCCTTAACGAGGCGTAAAATGAGGATTCACTTTCGTTAACCATATCAATCTTCCTCTTGCTCGGTTTCACCTATATGGCTAGATTACTTCCTTAAGCTTTTATCTCCTGCTTCACACCTAATTGTTACCAATTACGCTAGGGAGAAATGAGGATAAGCCTAAGACACTGGCTTAGAATGCACTTGCATTCACTGCTGAATAGCGACTTCGTATCGCACTTTGATGTAGGACTCGAACCTACGCCCAGCCGATTAACCTCGGATGCTCTACCACTGAGCTAATCAAACGGTGGAGTAGTGACGCATTACTGTGCGGTATACGCTCAATCCAAAGGTTGGCGTACCAGTCGGGCCTATAGAATCCGAACCATAGCTAGTCAATGTACTACTACCTTATTACTAAATGTAGCACAAAGCATTTAGGTAATAATATAAATTTTTTTAAACTCTGCAAATGTAGGTGTTTACAGTTCAGTTGCGGGCGAATTGCATCTGCCAAAACTGGATTAAGATTGTTGCACCTAGACTACCCAAGAGCAATCTAGCAAAAGACAACAGCGCTCAGATATGCCG from Oculatellaceae cyanobacterium encodes:
- a CDS encoding cyclase family protein, with amino-acid sequence MTEQNSLSSSLNDNRPQKAIAYSRVIHLSHIIHQHIPRWDNDPPVEFTTVAQLETDGYYLRRFSLGEHSATHINAPKSFYPHGVGIDQYSAESLVVSAVVIDIRQQVSVNSDYVLTPADISLWEQKYGNIPPESVVILYTGWQEKWQNPAAFLNKDSSDNLHFPGFSKEATEFLLTQRQISGIGIDTHGVDAGQDTTFATNRLVLEQPRIVLENLTNLNQLPAIGTTLIIGILRLQNGSGSPAAVIALIP
- a CDS encoding transposase, with the protein product MLLAYQFKLQPNKTQIAAMERCLHLLRLQYNFRLLERIEAYEQVIQPKLGEYFDLKSQAVIYPLTCSISKSALYGEAWKINKKGEIKRKSAYEMQSSDLPNLKKERPWYKDIPSQPLQQTLMQLDEAFQRFFKGLSGYPKFKRRGKFRSFTYPAGACEFQGNKIRLPGFGWMRFHQSRQFPDGFKPKKVTVRKKADGWYISVCLEDATVPATPQPNDVKTAVGVNKLVSLSNGETIANPKFYAKQEKKRKRLNRAASRKRKGSNTARKVYERLARVEQKITNQRNDYQWKIAHRLTKKYDLIVFEDLNVQGMIKRCKPKWSEEEKRYLENGQSRKVGLNKAIADASWYSLKQKTKILAERHGVLVQEINPRHSSQECSQCSFVSPTNRDKEKFVCESCGYHADADVQAAVNILNRGLEQLGNKPKIRRVTPEFTPKKLVERQGKSAVQPVESGNKSNKPVDSIQLSLFDLMGFCPESPSKSVI
- a CDS encoding DUF4070 domain-containing protein, yielding MRVLLLYPVFPKTFWSYEKILELVNRKVLLPPLGLVTVAAILPQEWEFKLVDRNIRAVTEAEWQWADMVIISAMIVQQKDLCDQIREAKRRGKQVAVGGPYPTSVPEEPLAAGADFLILDEGEITLPMFVEAVQRGDTKGIFRSNGEKPAVTDTPVPRFELLEFDAYDSMSVQFSRGCPFQCEFCDIIVLYGRKPRTKTPAQLLAELDYLYELGWRRGVFMVDDNFIGNKRNVKLLLKELKVWMAEHKYPFKFNTEASVDLAQDPEMMDLMVECNFDAVFLGIETPDEDSLQLTKKFQNTRTSLVESVQSITKAGLRPMAGFIIGFDGEKAGAGDRIVRFAEITGIPSTTFAMLQALPNTALWHRLEKEGRLWKKGGNINQTTLMNFTPTRPLEDIAREYVEAFWTLYDPELYLDRTYRCFLMLGAPKVKAPFKMPEWVDLRALLIVIWRQGVKRNTRWKFWHHLFSIIKRNPGVWEHYITVCAHNEHFLEYRQIVRDEIEAQVTEYLAEEAKLTNQIPAENLVSAIA
- a CDS encoding type II toxin-antitoxin system PemK/MazF family toxin, yielding MPKYLKNDIILVRYPFSDLSNSKVRPAVIVSTPHKSQDIFITPLTSKTKPLLEGEFVLSEWSTAGLNVPTAVKRGLYTVNQSLVVANIGKLTDSDAEQLEQSLRDWLGLGAEFTDMQS
- a CDS encoding ssl1498 family light-harvesting-like protein, which produces MPYINDEGGHLNNFASEPKMYQAEPPTDTQKRNYLFMGVAALVLVSGLIFVAASVSSVG
- a CDS encoding slipin family protein; protein product: MWKTFYIKPNEIGILYHRSDFKKVLQPGTYTYFGRHWQVKTYDLNQPEARIENLELLLRNHSSELQEYFLIVRTAFNQAALVRLGQNWVTVQPNQLRAFWRGFIDVETHVFNLNESLELPAQFVQQLRGIALNGVRKFQISESEIGLLYVQNNFVRSLSPGEYAFWTLDRDVVVRTLSRIIPNPDFPLEEVLIEQHPDFVAAYCEIVQVLNHQVAIVRYQSKVISILAPGSRKLFWQGVEVQVIDISTDAKLPPRLVAELVSNTPQVLSLSHNFLHIREVPAQHLGLLYINQEFQTLLQPGIHAWWIFGRSWQTDAFDLRLQSIEVSGQDILSKDKVPLRVNLTAGFRILDPLKVKNSLSDVTGFLYKELQFALRAAVGEQTLDSLLEDKGAIDTSIAQYIRQKTAEYGIEFDSVGVKDIILPGEIKNILSKVVEAEKSAQANVVRRREETAATRSMLNTAKVMEDNPVALRLKELEVLERIAEKIDRIQVNGSLDSILTDLIRMNKP
- the ltrA gene encoding group II intron reverse transcriptase/maturase, with protein sequence MSNVTCGTDWRTIDWKKVNQEVRNLRLRIYRAAKQNDLKKVRSLQRLMLRSYANRLLSVRRVTQLNAGKDTPGVDKLTIKTPEARGKFADMLKVYEIWKAKPVRRVYIPKTNGKKRPLGIPVMLDRAVQAMVKNALEPYWESKFECGSYGFRPGRGCHDAIEAIYNNAKGDSRNKKKFVLDADIKGAFDNINHKYLLEAIGNFPSRELIKQWLKAGYVEMGKFHTVESGTPQGGVISPLLANVALHGMEEALGIKFRYIKSKGVFESKSKRALVRYADDFVVLTETLKEAEECKRILEVWLIERGLEFSKEKTRIVSLTEGFNFLGFNVRRYEVEDRRSKLKLLIKPSKESVQKFRDNLKESWMKLVGFDADLVVKSLNPKIKGWGNYFRVGVSAETFYELDAWIYGRVLRWAKRTHPKKNLGWIRKRYFTNNKPGTSWGKFGDKASGVYLALLGEIKIKRHIKVVGNYSPDDPELKDYWETRMSKDVKSLAKSRQILAKRQRGKCTVCGDSLLNGEELHAHHIVPRSEGGKDKYDNLNLVHLYCHQQIHSKKSLVSS